A part of Desulfobacter sp. genomic DNA contains:
- a CDS encoding 50S ribosomal protein L9 — MKVILKETIDTLGIAGTECEVSAGYGRNYLLPQGKAVLATPANRRVMEQARAKLELQIAKERKLAEEMADKIKDITCTIKAKVREEIYLYGSVTTHDIKDALEAQNIEVERRVILLAEPIKETGEYKVPIRLYKDVEPEITVSVVAEEKEEK; from the coding sequence ATGAAAGTCATATTAAAAGAGACCATCGATACGCTGGGTATCGCCGGCACGGAGTGCGAGGTATCCGCCGGTTACGGACGGAACTACCTGCTTCCCCAGGGGAAAGCGGTTCTTGCCACACCCGCCAACAGACGGGTAATGGAGCAGGCCCGGGCCAAACTGGAACTCCAGATTGCCAAGGAAAGAAAACTGGCCGAAGAGATGGCTGACAAAATCAAAGACATCACCTGCACCATCAAGGCCAAGGTCCGTGAAGAAATCTACCTTTACGGTTCCGTGACCACCCACGACATCAAGGATGCCCTGGAAGCCCAGAACATTGAGGTTGAACGTCGGGTTATTCTTCTGGCCGAGCCCATCAAGGAGACAGGCGAATACAAAGTACCCATCCGCCTGTACAAAGATGTTGAGCCGGAAATCACCGTGAGCGTGGTTGCCGAAGAAAAAGAAGAAAAGTAG
- the dnaB gene encoding replicative DNA helicase, whose protein sequence is MTKPDPVKSDPLLSRTPPHDLDAEESLLSAIFINNDTLMDVLEILTPEDFYKGAHKKIFRVIIELAAKEDPVDLITVANALNEKDELEAIGGAAYLAGISDAAPVAVNAVHYSKIIRGKADLRRLIDASSKTIERCLEDKGDFKDILDEAEAAVFQIAERKTGGAFKSLGELIDLNIDQLEEQQGKDGGLAGLSTGYPRLDQITSGLSGSDLIILAARPSMGKTAFALNIARNVAFTDRQPVAVFSLEMSCDQLSMRLLTSEARIDSNRLRTGFISPEDWQNATDAAGILNEMPIFIDDTPGISVMDLRAKCRKLYQKNGGLGLVVIDYLQLMKAPFRSDRRDLEIAEISRSLKALAKELNVPVVALSQLNRMLEQRADKRPMMSDLRESGAIEQDADIIAFIYRDEVYNKEPDNPKKGTAEIIVAKNRNGAIGTAHMIFNGQFTRFEELAPDHYQGFE, encoded by the coding sequence ATCACAAAACCGGACCCAGTCAAAAGCGACCCCCTGCTCAGCCGCACCCCGCCCCACGACCTTGACGCGGAAGAATCCCTCCTGTCCGCCATATTCATCAACAATGACACCCTGATGGACGTCCTTGAAATCCTCACCCCCGAAGATTTCTACAAAGGCGCTCATAAAAAGATTTTCAGGGTGATCATAGAGCTGGCGGCAAAAGAGGACCCCGTGGACCTGATCACCGTGGCCAACGCCCTCAACGAAAAGGACGAACTGGAGGCCATCGGCGGAGCCGCCTATCTGGCCGGCATATCCGATGCCGCCCCGGTGGCGGTGAATGCGGTCCACTATTCAAAAATCATCAGGGGAAAGGCCGACCTGCGGCGGCTCATCGATGCCTCGTCAAAAACCATTGAACGCTGCCTGGAGGACAAGGGGGATTTCAAGGACATTCTGGACGAGGCCGAAGCCGCTGTTTTCCAGATTGCCGAACGCAAAACCGGCGGCGCCTTCAAGTCCCTGGGCGAACTCATCGACCTGAACATCGACCAGTTGGAAGAGCAGCAGGGCAAGGACGGCGGCCTGGCCGGTCTTTCAACCGGCTATCCCAGGCTGGACCAGATCACCTCGGGCCTTTCCGGTTCCGACCTGATCATCCTGGCCGCCCGCCCCTCCATGGGCAAAACGGCCTTTGCCCTGAACATCGCACGGAATGTGGCCTTCACCGACCGACAGCCCGTGGCCGTATTCTCCCTGGAAATGTCCTGTGACCAGCTGTCCATGCGGCTGCTGACCTCTGAGGCCCGCATCGATTCCAATCGGCTGCGTACCGGGTTTATCAGCCCCGAGGACTGGCAGAACGCCACCGATGCGGCAGGAATTCTCAATGAAATGCCCATTTTCATCGATGACACCCCCGGTATTTCGGTGATGGACCTGCGGGCCAAGTGCAGAAAACTCTACCAGAAAAACGGAGGCCTGGGCCTGGTGGTCATCGACTACCTCCAGCTGATGAAAGCCCCCTTTAGATCCGACCGCCGAGACCTTGAAATCGCGGAAATCTCCCGCTCCCTCAAAGCCCTGGCCAAGGAACTCAACGTACCCGTCGTCGCCCTCTCCCAGCTCAACCGTATGCTGGAACAGCGGGCAGACAAACGCCCCATGATGTCCGACCTCAGGGAATCAGGCGCCATTGAGCAGGATGCTGATATCATCGCCTTTATATACAGGGACGAGGTATATAATAAGGAACCGGACAATCCTAAAAAAGGAACTGCCGAAATCATTGTGGCCAAAAACAGAAACGGTGCCATCGGCACGGCCCACATGATATTCAACGGCCAATTCACAAGATTTGAAGAGCTGGCACCGGATCACTACCAGGGATTTGAATGA
- the hflX gene encoding GTPase HflX, whose protein sequence is MKRIVYGNTEGLRKTQIQRIEDLYTFKSPPEFIVDSETAEEMTAISHEISRQIGILLDRNGKVVCVIAGEPHRIVIPVTSDYMAGPGRLKGLRCVHTHLSDEPLTQDDLTDLALLRLDYITALCPAPEGRPGKIYSAHILPDPDAEPYQVEPVATIEGLDIDCRAKIFELESELARHNRQHRPESGRENAFLINAVTENPRDAWVSMDELKELCKTSHIRVIDTAIQRRKKIDPKFVVGKGKLADLIIKAIQNYATMLVFDRELSPSQIRSITDFVEMKVIDRTQLILDIFANQAKSREGKFQVELAQLEYMLPRLITKNTAMSRLTGGIGGRGPGETKLEVNRRRARDRISRLKKEIEKIRKQRKQQKSRRKRRDLPVISIVGYTNAGKSTLLNTLTQSNIIAANRLFATLDPSSRRLRFPRDKEVIITDTVGFIQNLPKELMEAFHATLEELAEADVILHVIDISNPRYMQQKDSVEKLLKKLELDKIPTLYVFNKMDRADLNDFDNPWLLNQGLLVSALEKKSLAPLVEKLEAMV, encoded by the coding sequence ATGAAAAGAATAGTCTACGGCAATACTGAAGGGCTTCGTAAAACCCAGATCCAGCGCATCGAAGACCTGTACACATTTAAATCTCCGCCGGAATTTATTGTAGATTCCGAGACCGCTGAGGAAATGACGGCCATCAGCCATGAAATCAGCCGTCAGATCGGAATCCTGCTGGACCGAAACGGAAAAGTGGTCTGTGTCATTGCCGGTGAGCCCCACCGCATCGTGATCCCGGTCACGTCGGACTATATGGCAGGGCCCGGCCGCCTCAAGGGGCTGCGCTGCGTCCACACCCACCTCTCCGACGAACCCCTGACCCAGGACGACCTCACCGACCTTGCCCTGCTGCGCCTGGATTATATCACGGCGCTGTGTCCCGCACCGGAAGGGCGGCCAGGCAAGATCTACTCCGCCCACATCCTTCCCGACCCCGACGCCGAGCCCTACCAGGTGGAACCGGTGGCAACCATTGAGGGCCTGGACATCGACTGCCGGGCCAAAATCTTTGAACTGGAATCGGAACTGGCCCGGCACAACCGGCAGCACCGGCCTGAATCCGGACGGGAAAACGCCTTTCTCATCAATGCGGTAACGGAGAACCCCAGGGATGCCTGGGTCTCCATGGATGAACTCAAAGAGCTGTGCAAAACCAGCCACATCAGGGTTATTGATACGGCCATCCAGCGGAGAAAAAAAATTGACCCCAAGTTTGTGGTGGGAAAGGGCAAACTGGCCGATCTCATCATCAAAGCCATCCAGAACTATGCCACCATGCTGGTATTTGACCGGGAGCTCTCCCCTTCCCAGATCCGCTCCATCACGGATTTTGTGGAGATGAAGGTCATTGACCGGACCCAGCTCATCCTGGATATTTTTGCCAACCAGGCCAAATCCAGGGAAGGTAAATTCCAGGTGGAACTGGCCCAGCTGGAATACATGCTGCCCCGGCTCATCACCAAAAATACGGCCATGTCCCGCCTCACCGGCGGCATCGGCGGCAGGGGGCCCGGTGAAACCAAGCTGGAAGTAAATAGGCGCAGGGCAAGGGACCGTATTTCCCGGCTGAAAAAAGAAATCGAAAAAATAAGAAAGCAGCGCAAGCAGCAGAAATCCAGACGCAAACGCCGGGATCTGCCCGTCATCTCCATTGTGGGATACACCAACGCAGGCAAATCCACCCTGCTCAACACCCTGACCCAGAGCAATATCATCGCGGCCAACAGGCTATTTGCCACCCTGGATCCCTCATCACGGCGGCTGCGCTTTCCCAGGGACAAGGAAGTGATCATCACCGACACCGTCGGATTCATCCAGAACCTGCCCAAGGAATTGATGGAGGCCTTCCACGCCACCCTGGAGGAACTGGCCGAAGCAGACGTTATTCTCCACGTCATCGACATCTCCAACCCAAGGTATATGCAGCAAAAGGACTCCGTGGAGAAACTGCTTAAAAAACTGGAACTGGACAAGATCCCCACCCTTTACGTTTTCAACAAAATGGACCGGGCCGACCTCAACGATTTTGACAACCCCTGGCTGCTGAACCAGGGACTTCTGGTTTCTGCCCTGGAAAAAAAGAGCCTGGCTCCCCTGGTTGAAAAACTGGAGGCCATGGTTTAG
- a CDS encoding FAD-binding protein, with protein MPVSSQALKALKAILGPEQVSTGEEERLVYSYDATGRSHLPDTVLFPDTESQISEIFKLAGREGLPVIPRGSGSGMTGGAVPVKGGLVVSTGRMNRIVEIDDRNFTARVEPGVIVADLHRAVESRGLFYPVDPASSAVCTIGGNVGECAGGPRAVKYGVTRDYVLGLRAVLPTGEIIETGVSTAKGVAGYDLTRLIVGSEGTLALVTQITLRLLPKPAAVKTMAVFFDSTEKAAQTVSAIIKHAVVPRCVEYLDEVSLSLVRDKLSFELPELTAAMLIIELDGSAEGVENDAGAIKSFCMENQGALAVIMAGTPEETAALWQARKSLSPVLFKIAPHKINEDIVVPISKIPDMVDAVRDIQKRSGLTVVAFGHAGDGNIHCNIMYDKTDPDQNKRAHEAVDRLFGVTLELGGTITGEHGVGITKMKYLTREIGAGELALMKGIKKVFDPQNILNPGKIFS; from the coding sequence ATGCCTGTCTCCTCCCAGGCCCTGAAGGCCTTAAAGGCAATTCTGGGCCCGGAGCAGGTCTCGACCGGAGAAGAAGAGCGGCTGGTTTATTCCTATGATGCCACGGGCCGGTCACATCTGCCCGATACTGTTCTTTTTCCGGACACCGAATCGCAGATTTCCGAAATTTTTAAATTGGCAGGGAGGGAAGGCCTTCCCGTCATTCCCAGGGGGAGCGGTTCCGGCATGACCGGCGGCGCCGTACCGGTGAAGGGCGGGCTGGTGGTTTCCACCGGCCGGATGAACCGGATCGTTGAAATTGACGACCGTAACTTCACCGCAAGGGTGGAACCCGGTGTCATCGTTGCGGACCTCCACCGGGCAGTGGAATCCCGGGGATTGTTTTATCCGGTGGATCCGGCATCCTCTGCTGTATGCACCATCGGCGGCAATGTCGGGGAATGCGCCGGCGGGCCCAGGGCGGTGAAGTACGGGGTCACCCGGGACTATGTGCTGGGACTCCGGGCGGTACTCCCCACGGGGGAAATCATAGAGACCGGTGTGTCAACGGCGAAAGGGGTTGCCGGATATGATCTGACCCGCCTCATTGTCGGATCCGAAGGTACCCTGGCGCTGGTCACTCAGATTACGCTCAGACTTTTACCCAAGCCGGCCGCCGTTAAAACCATGGCCGTGTTTTTTGACAGCACCGAGAAGGCGGCACAGACCGTGTCTGCCATCATTAAGCATGCCGTGGTCCCCAGGTGCGTGGAGTATCTGGATGAGGTTTCCCTTTCCCTTGTCCGGGACAAATTGTCGTTTGAACTTCCGGAGCTGACTGCGGCCATGCTCATCATCGAGCTGGACGGCAGTGCCGAGGGGGTGGAAAACGATGCCGGCGCCATTAAATCCTTCTGCATGGAAAACCAGGGGGCCCTGGCAGTGATAATGGCCGGAACCCCGGAAGAAACCGCCGCCCTCTGGCAGGCAAGAAAATCACTTTCCCCGGTTCTTTTTAAAATTGCTCCCCATAAAATTAATGAAGATATCGTGGTGCCTATTTCAAAAATACCGGACATGGTGGATGCCGTCCGGGATATTCAAAAGCGTTCCGGCCTCACAGTGGTGGCCTTCGGCCACGCCGGCGACGGTAATATCCACTGCAATATCATGTACGATAAAACCGATCCGGACCAGAATAAAAGGGCCCATGAAGCGGTGGATAGACTGTTTGGCGTAACGCTGGAGCTGGGGGGAACCATCACCGGAGAACATGGGGTGGGGATCACAAAGATGAAGTATCTGACCAGGGAGATCGGGGCAGGGGAGCTTGCCCTGATGAAGGGGATCAAAAAGGTATTTGATCCCCAGAATATCCTTAATCCGGGCAAAATATTTTCCTGA
- the dnaA gene encoding chromosomal replication initiator protein DnaA, whose product MESFWKQVKSEIKSSVPDHCYRMWIEPVALLDHDSDHITLSAPNEFSMRRLKENYRGSIEREFSRLGRQVQVEFKTHSKKANSKESSAKAKSTERSKGFFPARSAVGRPSPKVSAMEQPMLPGMDPTFHSGRMLKKNFTFDDFVVGDNSNFAYSASLSLAQGRINGTGILYLLSKTGLGKSHLSQAVGHHIIANSQANRVYYVTAEDFTNEMIFSLKNNVIDRFKEKYRQKCDVLILEDIHFLSGKTATQKELAMTLDYLLDADKKIIFSGCERPDEIPKLNVNLKSRLNMGLVTEIQAPDFDTRIKILDKKSRGMGCVLPTNVSEYIAQELCDDVRQLESGMFGVVAKGQLMGKNIDIDLAKSVLENMTRSRKSITIDLIKKMVCNEFSITEEDIISKSRKQRIVKPRQVAMFLAKRYTDQPIKKIGSSFKKYHATAIYSVNAIEKEIKRRGQIYEQINYLSKKLETGKF is encoded by the coding sequence ATGGAGTCGTTCTGGAAACAAGTTAAATCTGAAATTAAAAGTTCTGTACCTGACCACTGCTATAGAATGTGGATCGAACCCGTCGCTCTTCTTGATCACGATTCAGACCATATTACCCTCTCTGCCCCAAATGAGTTTTCCATGCGCCGGCTTAAGGAAAATTACCGGGGAAGCATTGAACGGGAGTTTTCCAGACTGGGCCGTCAAGTCCAGGTTGAATTCAAGACCCACAGCAAAAAGGCGAATTCTAAGGAAAGTTCGGCAAAAGCCAAGTCCACAGAGCGCTCCAAAGGATTTTTTCCAGCCCGGTCGGCCGTGGGGCGGCCGTCCCCCAAAGTCTCCGCAATGGAGCAACCCATGCTGCCCGGCATGGATCCAACCTTCCACAGCGGGCGGATGCTTAAAAAGAATTTTACCTTTGATGATTTTGTTGTGGGCGATAACTCCAATTTTGCCTATTCAGCCTCTCTGTCCCTGGCCCAAGGGCGGATCAACGGAACCGGGATCCTCTATCTGCTGAGCAAGACCGGATTGGGCAAAAGCCACTTGTCCCAGGCCGTCGGCCACCATATCATTGCCAATTCCCAGGCCAACAGGGTGTACTACGTTACGGCCGAGGATTTTACCAATGAAATGATATTTTCCCTTAAAAACAATGTCATTGACCGGTTTAAGGAAAAATATCGCCAGAAATGCGATGTCCTCATTTTAGAGGATATTCACTTTTTGTCCGGTAAAACAGCCACTCAGAAGGAATTAGCAATGACTTTGGATTACCTTCTGGACGCCGATAAAAAGATTATTTTCTCCGGCTGCGAACGGCCTGATGAAATTCCCAAGCTCAATGTCAACCTCAAGTCCAGGCTGAACATGGGGCTGGTAACTGAAATCCAGGCGCCGGACTTTGATACCCGGATTAAAATCCTGGACAAAAAATCCAGGGGCATGGGGTGTGTACTCCCCACCAATGTGAGCGAATATATTGCCCAGGAACTCTGCGACGATGTGCGCCAGTTGGAAAGCGGAATGTTCGGCGTGGTCGCCAAAGGCCAGCTTATGGGGAAAAACATTGATATCGATCTTGCCAAAAGCGTGTTGGAGAACATGACCCGAAGTCGCAAGAGCATCACCATTGACCTGATCAAAAAAATGGTCTGCAATGAGTTTTCCATTACCGAAGAGGACATCATTTCCAAATCCAGGAAACAGCGCATTGTAAAACCCCGCCAGGTGGCCATGTTTTTGGCCAAGCGGTATACGGACCAGCCCATCAAAAAAATCGGCTCCAGCTTTAAAAAATACCATGCTACGGCCATCTATTCAGTGAATGCCATTGAAAAGGAAATAAAGCGCAGGGGCCAGATCTACGAACAGATCAATTACCTGTCCAAAAAACTGGAAACCGGGAAGTTTTAA